One region of Arthrobacter sp. StoSoilB22 genomic DNA includes:
- a CDS encoding SRPBCC family protein, whose amino-acid sequence MPQVRAERFIRLDPEMAFALSQTTGEFRLKWDPFISAQAFLDGATAAGKGVRTRTVSRMGLKMVSEYVSYTPPRNVGMTMVSGPWFFENFGGGWRFTPDGDGTRAVWKYTFSCRPAFLKPVAERIGSWVLGREIERRIEAFARACEDQTLVAELRTQANEVTDR is encoded by the coding sequence ATGCCGCAGGTACGCGCCGAGCGGTTCATTCGGTTGGATCCGGAAATGGCCTTCGCACTGTCCCAGACCACCGGTGAGTTCAGGCTCAAATGGGATCCGTTCATCTCAGCCCAGGCTTTTCTGGACGGAGCCACGGCAGCCGGTAAAGGCGTCCGGACGCGGACCGTCTCGCGCATGGGCCTGAAAATGGTCAGCGAATACGTCTCTTACACACCTCCACGGAATGTTGGTATGACCATGGTTTCCGGGCCTTGGTTCTTTGAGAACTTCGGAGGCGGTTGGCGGTTCACCCCGGACGGCGACGGCACACGGGCAGTCTGGAAGTACACCTTTTCCTGCCGCCCCGCATTCCTGAAGCCCGTAGCCGAGAGGATCGGCAGCTGGGTGCTCGGCCGGGAAATTGAGCGTCGGATCGAGGCATTCGCCCGGGCCTGCGAAGACCAAACTTTGGTGGCCGAGCTCCGCACCCAGGCCAACGAGGTTACGGACCGGTAA
- a CDS encoding DUF1272 domain-containing protein translates to MLEIRPNCECCNRDIPPSGEAYICTFECTWCPDCVDRFPHRSCPNCGGNLQLRPVRPAAALVNNPASTTRVVSPGCLGQ, encoded by the coding sequence ATGCTTGAGATCCGCCCGAACTGTGAATGCTGCAACCGTGACATCCCGCCCTCTGGAGAGGCCTACATTTGTACGTTTGAGTGCACGTGGTGCCCGGACTGTGTTGACCGGTTCCCTCATCGGTCTTGCCCGAACTGCGGTGGAAACCTTCAGCTACGCCCTGTCCGGCCCGCTGCCGCCTTGGTCAACAATCCTGCCAGCACCACGCGGGTTGTTTCTCCCGGCTGTCTCGGGCAATGA
- a CDS encoding sigma-70 family RNA polymerase sigma factor: MPLDEDVVAAIYREHGTALKRFVLSCTSDTHQADDVVQETILKVWQHAPQITGSLRSYLFRTARNVIIDNYRKAQRRPSEAGEQDLPDHPATERVDELLNRVLMEEALIRLSHEHRQVLVALHYQRFTVTEAALQLNIPAGTVKSRAFYAVKALRTILDEMGVER; encoded by the coding sequence ATGCCGTTGGACGAGGATGTGGTGGCTGCGATCTACCGCGAGCACGGCACCGCCCTCAAACGCTTCGTACTGAGTTGCACCTCGGACACCCACCAGGCCGATGACGTCGTGCAGGAAACCATCCTCAAGGTGTGGCAGCATGCCCCGCAGATCACGGGGAGTTTGCGCAGCTACCTGTTCCGGACGGCGCGCAACGTGATCATCGACAACTACAGGAAGGCGCAGCGCCGGCCCTCCGAGGCAGGCGAACAAGACCTCCCGGACCATCCTGCGACGGAACGCGTTGATGAACTCCTGAACAGGGTCCTCATGGAGGAGGCGCTGATCCGGCTCAGCCACGAACACCGCCAGGTTTTGGTGGCCCTGCACTACCAGCGGTTCACCGTCACCGAGGCAGCATTGCAGCTGAACATCCCGGCTGGAACCGTGAAATCCCGGGCTTTCTACGCCGTGAAAGCTCTCCGAACAATCCTTGATGAGATGGGGGTGGAACGATGA
- a CDS encoding CynX/NimT family MFS transporter — MTSSKTPGYPEKSVLPEIAVDAEIDEEPAPDPTQLRGKRGLIYLGICLVLIGLNLRTVFSSFSAVLPEITSDAGLPGWSLVVLTTVPVTLLGVFAPLAPILARRFGAERVLLGAMAVLTAGLVIRPLEIPGAGHLPALLAGTAACGAAIALCNVLLPGVVKRDFPHRLGLMGGLYTTAICASAALGAGFTYPVFTATGHWTSALWFWAVPAAVVLLLFLPPAIRQPSVKHQAVHGGVNVWRSAVAWQVTLFMVLQAMMSFSVFAWMAPILRDRGIDGGTAGLIVSVSIVLQMLGSLFAPALATRFKDQRIINMVVALMTGGGFALTIFGPTELIWVWTGLNGLGQGSLTAVALTMIMVRTRDAHTAAHLSGMMQGVGYGVGSLGTLMVGQLHQATGGFAAAGILFLVVGSLAAFFGYRAGRDRFV, encoded by the coding sequence GTGACCTCCTCCAAGACCCCCGGCTACCCAGAGAAGTCTGTCCTCCCTGAGATCGCGGTGGACGCGGAGATCGACGAAGAGCCGGCACCCGATCCCACCCAGCTCCGAGGCAAGAGGGGCCTGATTTACCTCGGTATCTGCCTGGTCCTTATCGGCCTGAACCTTCGGACCGTCTTCTCGAGCTTCTCTGCGGTCCTGCCGGAAATAACCTCCGACGCCGGTCTGCCGGGCTGGTCGCTGGTGGTCCTCACCACCGTGCCGGTGACGTTGCTGGGCGTCTTCGCCCCGCTCGCCCCCATTCTGGCCCGCAGGTTCGGCGCAGAACGGGTGCTCCTCGGGGCCATGGCTGTGCTTACCGCGGGGCTGGTGATCAGGCCCCTGGAGATCCCCGGCGCCGGACACCTCCCCGCACTCCTCGCCGGAACCGCCGCCTGCGGTGCTGCAATCGCCTTGTGCAATGTCCTTCTTCCCGGCGTCGTCAAAAGGGATTTCCCACACCGGCTTGGCCTGATGGGCGGCCTCTACACCACTGCGATCTGTGCGTCGGCTGCCCTTGGCGCGGGCTTCACGTATCCGGTCTTTACGGCAACCGGCCACTGGACTTCGGCGCTGTGGTTCTGGGCGGTGCCTGCCGCCGTCGTGCTTTTGCTCTTTCTGCCGCCGGCAATCCGGCAACCTTCCGTGAAGCACCAGGCAGTCCACGGCGGCGTGAACGTGTGGCGGTCAGCCGTGGCGTGGCAGGTGACGCTGTTCATGGTGCTGCAGGCCATGATGTCCTTCAGCGTGTTCGCGTGGATGGCGCCGATCCTGCGCGACCGGGGGATCGACGGGGGAACGGCGGGGCTGATCGTGTCGGTGTCGATTGTGCTTCAGATGCTGGGCTCACTGTTTGCCCCTGCGCTGGCTACGCGTTTCAAGGACCAGCGGATCATCAACATGGTGGTGGCTCTGATGACGGGTGGCGGTTTTGCGCTCACGATCTTTGGCCCCACGGAACTCATCTGGGTGTGGACCGGACTCAATGGGCTGGGCCAGGGGTCGTTGACCGCGGTGGCCCTCACTATGATCATGGTCCGCACCCGCGACGCCCACACTGCCGCGCACCTGTCCGGAATGATGCAGGGCGTCGGCTACGGAGTGGGTTCCCTTGGCACGTTGATGGTGGGCCAGCTGCACCAAGCCACAGGAGGGTTCGCGGCCGCCGGAATCCTGTTCCTGGTGGTCGGTTCCCTGGCGGCCTTCTTCGGATACCGGGCCGGCCGCGACCGCTTCGTTTAA
- a CDS encoding pyridoxamine 5'-phosphate oxidase family protein, whose amino-acid sequence MNTSEETLERVLGSLVAATKGRTPFTLGFLGTTGTDGGARVRAVIIREVDRAAYRVKVATNSLSRKVSEIGHQPRVALTLYDDERGVQLRIRGDAAVVDDEKERRRAWERFSPNSRHLYASRLVPGTPCPDERVDGPGDVETAMERFAWIRIDMTDLDWLDLSGDAHIRWQFTREDDGWHGQEIVA is encoded by the coding sequence ATGAATACAAGCGAGGAGACGCTGGAGCGGGTTCTGGGATCTCTGGTGGCGGCCACCAAAGGGCGCACCCCTTTTACGCTCGGTTTCCTGGGCACCACGGGAACGGACGGAGGAGCGCGGGTCCGTGCGGTCATCATCCGGGAGGTGGACCGCGCCGCTTACCGGGTCAAGGTGGCCACCAACTCCTTGTCCCGTAAGGTCTCGGAGATTGGCCACCAGCCACGGGTGGCACTGACCTTGTACGACGACGAGCGCGGGGTTCAGCTGCGAATCAGAGGTGACGCTGCGGTGGTCGACGATGAGAAGGAACGACGCCGGGCATGGGAGCGGTTCAGCCCGAACAGCCGGCACCTTTATGCGTCCCGGCTGGTTCCGGGGACTCCCTGCCCGGATGAGCGTGTTGATGGCCCGGGTGATGTTGAGACGGCCATGGAGCGTTTTGCCTGGATCAGAATCGACATGACGGATCTGGACTGGTTGGACCTGTCGGGCGATGCCCACATCCGCTGGCAGTTCACTCGCGAAGACGACGGCTGGCACGGACAGGAAATTGTTGCCTGA
- a CDS encoding MFS transporter, with protein sequence MSTTVGTSPDVKVHKSHMRTLVGTGIGNAVEWYDWAIYATFSPFIASALFSQADPTSAVLSTLAIFAVGFVARPFGGFVFGWIGDRIGRKTSMTVAVALGAAGSLLIGIAPTFAAVGAFASVTLLVARLIQGLAHGGELPSSQTYLSEMAPKEHRGFWATLIYTSGTAGILAGTLLGAILTATLSKDDMSAWGWRIPFLIGGALGIYALFMRAKMKETEAFEAETPNEKRLPIWPQIVKYRKQAMQVIGLTVGLTVVYYIWGVVAPSYAATSLKMDRGEALWAGVIANVVFIAALPFWGKLSDRIGRKPVIIASSAGAALMHFPMTWLLKDSPWQLAVSMSVMLFFIAGSAAIVPAVYAELFPTHIRTIGVGVPYSICVAVFGGTAPYLQTWLGTIGQAQLFNVYAVILLLVGIAFAFSILETKGKDLTV encoded by the coding sequence ATGAGCACCACCGTAGGAACGTCCCCCGACGTCAAGGTCCACAAATCCCACATGCGCACGCTGGTTGGCACCGGCATCGGCAACGCCGTTGAATGGTACGACTGGGCAATCTACGCCACGTTCTCGCCGTTCATCGCGAGTGCTCTCTTCAGCCAAGCCGACCCCACCTCAGCCGTGCTGTCCACCTTGGCGATCTTCGCCGTCGGGTTCGTTGCCCGTCCGTTCGGTGGGTTCGTGTTCGGCTGGATCGGCGACAGGATTGGCCGCAAGACATCCATGACTGTGGCTGTGGCATTGGGCGCGGCGGGCAGCCTCCTCATCGGCATCGCCCCAACGTTCGCTGCTGTTGGAGCCTTCGCTTCGGTGACGCTTCTGGTGGCCCGGCTCATCCAGGGCCTGGCGCACGGCGGCGAGTTGCCGTCGTCGCAAACGTATTTGTCCGAGATGGCGCCCAAGGAACACCGCGGCTTCTGGGCCACCCTCATCTACACCTCCGGCACTGCCGGCATCCTCGCCGGAACGCTGCTGGGCGCTATCCTCACCGCGACCCTCAGCAAGGACGATATGAGCGCCTGGGGTTGGCGTATCCCGTTCCTGATCGGTGGCGCACTGGGCATCTATGCCCTGTTCATGCGGGCCAAGATGAAGGAAACCGAGGCTTTTGAGGCTGAGACTCCCAACGAGAAGCGCTTGCCCATCTGGCCGCAGATCGTGAAGTACCGCAAGCAGGCGATGCAGGTCATCGGCCTCACTGTTGGCCTGACCGTTGTGTACTACATCTGGGGCGTGGTGGCACCGAGCTACGCTGCAACCTCCCTGAAGATGGACCGCGGAGAGGCGCTCTGGGCAGGTGTGATCGCCAACGTGGTGTTCATTGCCGCCCTGCCGTTCTGGGGCAAACTGTCCGATCGCATCGGCCGTAAACCGGTGATCATCGCTTCCTCCGCAGGTGCCGCGCTCATGCACTTCCCCATGACGTGGCTCCTCAAAGACTCACCCTGGCAGCTGGCAGTGTCCATGTCCGTGATGCTGTTCTTCATCGCCGGCAGCGCTGCGATCGTCCCGGCCGTCTACGCAGAGCTCTTCCCCACTCACATCCGCACCATCGGCGTCGGCGTCCCGTACTCCATCTGCGTCGCCGTGTTCGGTGGCACGGCTCCGTACCTGCAGACGTGGCTCGGCACCATCGGGCAAGCTCAACTGTTCAACGTGTACGCAGTGATCCTGCTTCTGGTGGGCATCGCGTTTGCCTTCTCCATCCTGGAGACCAAGGGCAAGGACCTCACCGTCTAG
- a CDS encoding M20 family metallopeptidase has product MTIASEAKELRDDIVRLRHDLHREPEIGLQLPRTQEKVLKALDGLPYEITLGKETTSVTAVLRGGAAHASAEKPVVLLRADMDGLPVQERTGVDYTSRVDNAMHACGHDLHTSMLAGAATLLAEGRDQLAGDVILMFQPGEEGFDGASYMIKEGVLDAAGRRADTAYGMHVFSALEPHGQFVTKPGVMLSSSDGLVVTVLGAGGHGSAPHSAKDPVTAAAEMVTALQVMVTRQFNMFDPVVLTVGVLHAGTKRNVIPETARIEATIRTFSEESRRKMMEAVPRLLHGIAAAHGLEADVHYQEEYPLTINDEDQTTTAEKVIAGMFGESRHTRMATPLSGSEDFSRVLAEVPGTFVGLSAVAPGADHTTSPFNHSPYALFDDGVLTDGAALYAELAVSRIAALAGN; this is encoded by the coding sequence ATGACCATTGCTTCCGAAGCCAAGGAACTGCGGGACGACATCGTCCGCCTCCGCCACGACCTCCACCGCGAACCGGAGATTGGGCTGCAGCTCCCCCGCACGCAGGAGAAGGTACTCAAGGCGCTGGACGGACTTCCGTATGAGATCACCCTCGGCAAGGAGACGACGTCGGTCACTGCGGTTCTGCGCGGCGGTGCAGCTCACGCTTCAGCCGAGAAGCCGGTGGTGCTGTTGCGCGCAGACATGGATGGACTCCCTGTGCAGGAGAGGACCGGCGTGGACTACACCTCCCGTGTGGACAACGCGATGCACGCTTGCGGCCATGATCTTCACACCTCAATGCTTGCCGGCGCGGCCACCCTGCTCGCGGAGGGTCGCGATCAGCTGGCCGGCGACGTCATCCTCATGTTCCAGCCCGGCGAAGAAGGCTTTGACGGTGCGAGCTACATGATCAAGGAAGGCGTTTTGGATGCTGCCGGTCGTCGCGCCGACACCGCCTACGGAATGCACGTGTTCTCCGCGCTCGAACCGCATGGCCAGTTCGTCACCAAGCCCGGCGTCATGCTCAGCTCCTCCGACGGACTCGTTGTCACCGTGCTTGGCGCGGGCGGCCACGGCTCCGCCCCCCACTCCGCCAAGGACCCCGTCACCGCCGCTGCCGAGATGGTCACCGCACTCCAGGTCATGGTCACGCGCCAGTTCAACATGTTCGATCCCGTAGTCCTGACCGTCGGCGTCCTGCATGCAGGAACCAAGCGCAACGTCATCCCCGAGACCGCCCGCATCGAAGCCACCATCAGGACCTTCTCCGAAGAGTCCCGCCGCAAGATGATGGAAGCAGTACCCAGGCTTCTGCATGGCATCGCGGCAGCCCACGGTTTGGAGGCAGACGTGCACTACCAAGAGGAATACCCCCTCACCATCAACGACGAGGACCAAACCACCACCGCGGAGAAGGTCATCGCCGGAATGTTCGGCGAATCCCGCCACACCCGCATGGCAACTCCCCTGAGCGGTTCCGAGGACTTCTCCCGCGTCCTCGCCGAAGTCCCGGGCACCTTTGTGGGGCTCAGCGCCGTTGCCCCCGGCGCCGACCACACGACGTCGCCGTTCAACCACTCGCCGTACGCACTGTTCGACGACGGCGTCCTCACCGACGGCGCGGCGCTGTATGCCGAACTTGCCGTATCCCGCATCGCTGCCCTCGCCGGCAACTAA
- the trmB gene encoding tRNA (guanosine(46)-N7)-methyltransferase TrmB: MSETPDSPRPVTPGTQASFGTYGGRPVSFVRRGTRLQGRRQAAWEEHAERWAIQVPRHVANTSVHPDYTFDAEAVFGRKAPLIVEIGSGLGDAVVHAAEQNPDKDFLAVEVYTPGLANTIIKINSRGLTNVRVVEANAPEVLESMLPEGSVSELWVFFPDPWHKARHHKRRLIQPAFASVAAKALVTGGYWRIATDWSNYAVHVREVLAGSTEFENMHEGERSGEESPLTQVWQSGVESVVGGAPVREGRAPVSTEHTGPNEGVDVEGGWAPRFDGRIRTSFENKAHEAGRMIFDLTYRKI; encoded by the coding sequence ATGAGTGAAACCCCAGATTCCCCGCGACCCGTCACGCCCGGCACCCAGGCCTCCTTCGGAACCTACGGTGGCCGCCCGGTCAGCTTCGTGCGCCGTGGCACCCGTTTGCAGGGCCGCAGGCAGGCCGCGTGGGAAGAGCACGCCGAGCGCTGGGCCATTCAGGTGCCGCGCCACGTAGCCAATACGTCCGTCCACCCTGATTACACCTTCGACGCCGAGGCAGTCTTTGGACGCAAGGCACCCCTGATCGTGGAGATCGGGTCCGGCCTGGGTGACGCCGTGGTTCACGCCGCGGAGCAGAACCCGGACAAGGACTTCCTTGCCGTAGAGGTCTACACGCCGGGGCTGGCCAACACCATCATCAAGATCAACAGCCGCGGGCTGACCAACGTGCGCGTGGTGGAAGCCAACGCTCCCGAGGTCCTGGAGTCGATGCTCCCGGAGGGGTCGGTCAGCGAGCTTTGGGTGTTCTTCCCGGATCCGTGGCACAAGGCCCGGCACCACAAGCGCCGGCTCATCCAGCCTGCTTTCGCTTCCGTAGCTGCCAAGGCACTGGTCACGGGCGGCTACTGGCGCATCGCTACCGACTGGTCCAACTACGCAGTCCACGTTCGCGAAGTGCTGGCAGGGTCCACAGAGTTCGAGAATATGCACGAAGGCGAGCGCAGCGGCGAAGAGAGCCCGTTGACGCAGGTGTGGCAATCCGGCGTCGAATCTGTGGTGGGCGGTGCACCGGTCAGGGAAGGTCGCGCGCCCGTTAGCACCGAGCACACCGGACCGAACGAGGGCGTGGATGTTGAAGGCGGCTGGGCTCCCCGGTTCGATGGCCGGATCCGGACAAGCTTCGAGAACAAAGCCCACGAGGCCGGGCGCATGATCTTTGACCTCACCTACCGCAAAATCTAA
- a CDS encoding zf-HC2 domain-containing protein encodes MNGNSVHHLLGAYLLGGLEPQEARLFEDHLAACAQCRQELEQLESVPALLDAVPAADAVALTVAGGANALSPLEPKPEVLPEKVLVDLSVRRRKSRRRWAALVGAVAAACLAVGFLAGPLLNQPPKPDASYSVQSDDGLQLTVGMVKKNWGTELEVEGRSMPLEGTLYLWVKGRDGAEERTCGWTATASGRIKITGATPVQLAGIAGVELRDEAQKTVASISVP; translated from the coding sequence ATGAACGGCAACTCCGTCCACCACTTGCTGGGTGCCTACCTGCTGGGTGGCCTCGAGCCACAGGAGGCGCGCTTGTTTGAAGACCACCTCGCCGCATGCGCTCAATGCCGCCAGGAGTTGGAGCAACTGGAGAGCGTGCCCGCATTGCTTGACGCCGTTCCCGCAGCCGACGCTGTGGCCCTGACTGTCGCCGGTGGCGCGAACGCACTCTCGCCATTGGAACCGAAACCCGAGGTGCTTCCAGAGAAGGTCCTGGTTGACTTGTCGGTCCGCAGACGCAAATCACGACGCCGGTGGGCGGCTCTGGTGGGCGCCGTTGCCGCTGCCTGCCTTGCGGTTGGTTTTCTCGCCGGGCCGCTGCTGAATCAGCCGCCGAAACCGGACGCCAGCTATTCGGTTCAGTCAGACGACGGGCTGCAGTTGACCGTGGGCATGGTGAAGAAGAACTGGGGGACCGAGCTCGAGGTGGAGGGCCGGTCCATGCCGCTGGAGGGCACTCTCTACCTGTGGGTGAAGGGCCGGGACGGTGCCGAGGAACGTACCTGCGGATGGACGGCCACAGCCAGCGGCCGGATCAAGATCACAGGTGCCACACCGGTGCAGTTGGCTGGCATCGCCGGTGTTGAGCTTCGCGACGAAGCCCAGAAAACGGTGGCCTCGATTTCGGTGCCGTGA